In Candidatus Binataceae bacterium, the DNA window GGATAACTGCTGAACCCGATCCCCGGGAATCGCGAACTTCGCAGCGGTCGCGACCAGAATCAGAGCCTCGACGCGCGCCGGGTAATGCAACGCAAATTCCATCGCGACCGCCCCGCCCATCGACCATCCTGCGACGACGGCGGATTGGAATTGCAGCGCATCCATAAAAGCCGCGAGGAAATTGGCGTACTCGCCGATGGACATCAGGCCTTCGACCCCATCAGATCGGCCGTGGCCCGGAAAGTCGAAAGCGACCGGGCTGTGCCTTCCCGCCAGAGCGTCGAGCTGATGGTGCCAGGGGGCGCTATTGCCGCCCTCACCGTGCAGGAAAACGATTTTGCGTCCGCGGGAAAAGTCCGGGATCACCTCGGGCAGCGTAGTCGCACCCCGGTACTGGTAGTAGATCGCGTGGCCGTTTACGTCGGTGTACTTGGTTGGCATCGCCGCGTGATTCTCCGTGCAGCTTTTTTCGGTTAGCTATTAGGTTCGCAGCGCGCTTGTCAAATGTACTTGCAACTGGAGGAGAAATTACCACCATTCTAATTGAAGCTTACCCCATCTTTCCTCCAGATAATTGCCTCGCCGCCGGCGCTACTCATCACCGCCAGAACGCGCTATCTACACCCAGATTCATCCGGGAGATTAGTCCATGGCATATCAGGCAATTGAAACCAGAAATGAGGGCGCAGTCGCCTGGCTCACCCTCAATCGCCCGCACAATCTCAATGCGCTCAGCGCTCTGATGGTGGAGGAGCTGGAAGACTATCTGCACAAACTGCCGAAGGACCATGCGACT includes these proteins:
- a CDS encoding alpha/beta hydrolase, whose protein sequence is MPTKYTDVNGHAIYYQYRGATTLPEVIPDFSRGRKIVFLHGEGGNSAPWHHQLDALAGRHSPVAFDFPGHGRSDGVEGLMSIGEYANFLAAFMDALQFQSAVVAGWSMGGAVAMEFALHYPARVEALILVATAAKFAIPGDRVQQLSAVMMGRAPQAFVTDGFSSKTVKENFNVVREMWMEQVKTDPRVRYTDTRACQEVDLTGAISAIKKPTLILGGEAQSAGAKDAELLRDKIQGAHLEVVPDAGNMIPIEQPAVVNDAIEEFLGELK